The Gemmatimonadota bacterium nucleotide sequence AGCGGGGGAGCGGTCGGTTCCGCGTCTCCACCGCCGGCGCCGGGACCGGCCCGCATCCCGCCAATCGGAGCCGCCTGCCGACCGACGAACCGCGCAGCGGCACCGCTCCTGCCGATCTTTCCGCATGCCATCCCTACCTTCCTCCTTTTTCTCTTCCGGACGGGAGCGCCGTCTCTGGACCTGTGCGTTCGTCGCCGTGGCGGCCATCTACTCGACCCTCGGATTTGCCGGCACCCTCGCGGCTCGGTTCGCAGGAACCGGCGTGGGCGAATGGATCTTTGCCGCAGCGTGCCTCCTGATTCTGATCGCCGTCGTCACGCAAGGCTTGAGCAGGCGCCCGACCGCAGCCGAGTGGGGGGTCGCCCTCGGGATCGCCGCTGTCTACGCGCTCGTCTTCGCGCGCATGGCGATTCCGACCGAACGTTCGCACTTGGTCGAGTACGGCGTCGTGGCCATCTGCATCCACGCCGCGCTCGTGGAGCGGGCCGCTCGCGGCGGAGAGGTTCCCGTACCGGCACTGCTGACCGTCGCGGCAACCGGATCGCTGGGCGCGCTGGACGAGTTCATCCAGATCGTCGTACCGAACCGCACGTACGACCCCGTCGACATGCTCTTCAACGTGCTGGCCGGGGTGATGGCGGTCGGCGCATCCGTCGCGCTTGCCGCCGCGAGGAGGTGGGTCGCGGCCCGGAAGCGGACCTCGTGAACCGGGATTTCTCGACCAAGGACCCGAACGGTTCCGGGCCGCCGGCAGCCGACCGAAGAAAACCGCCCCATTCGGTGGAGGATGAAGCATAGGCGCCTCCGTCCGGTTTCCGGGACGCGCCTAGGTCACTAACCTCGCAAGATAGACTTTCCTGGCCAAAACGGGCTACCTTTCACACTAATGCGCCGCACCGTAGCTCTCATCGCTCTAGTGGGACTCTCATGGTCCCAACCGGTCGCTTCCCGTTGCGACATGGGGACCGGTGCGTCCCGAGGGACACAGGGCGGGTCGGAGCACCATGCCGCAGCGGCGTCGAGGGTGAGCGATCAGGACCCGGCCCGCGGCGTACCCGGGCATCGCGCCGCTCCGTCCGAAAGGCCGCCGGACTCGCACGGTCGGCACCACGACGCCGGGAACGGGTGCATGATGTTTCTGGGGTGCGGTTCGGCATCGGCGCGGCCGGGCCGGGCCGTGACGGTCGTTCACATTCCTGCCGTGTCGGAGCGTAACGCCTTCCATGCCGCTCCGATCCCCCGCGCTGTTAATCTCTCGGTCGAGACGCCGCCTCCACGCCACGTCGCCTGATCCCCTTGCAGTCCGCGGCGAAACCCGCGGGCTGTTCGACACGCGTCAGGCTCGACGACGCGTCACGTCGGGCGTTTCCGCCCGGCGACCGACTATTCAGGCCGCGAGGAACCCATGTCCACACCGCGAATCGTGGCGGTCGCACATGCGATCGCCGTTCTCCACAGCACCGCCGCCGCGTGCGCCGAAGCGCAAACGCTCACGTACAGTACGAACGGCGACACGGCGTTGGCCGCCCTCATCGAGGAAGCCGTCGAGCGCAACCCGCAGCTCCGAGCTGCACGGCTGGAATGGGTGGCCGCCGAGGCGCGCATCCCCCAGGCATCGGTGCTGCCCAATCCCACCGTGTCCTTCACTCAACACGTGCTCGGCCCCCAGACGAGGGTCGGACCGCAGTTTTCCAACATCTCGCTGAGCCAGTCCATGCCCTGGTTCGGCACCCTCGCGGACCGCGCCGCCATGGCCGAGTCCGAGTCCGCGATTCGCGGCGAGTCCTACCAGGCGTTGAGAGCCGAGATCGTGCGCCGGGTCAAACTGGCCTGGTACGATCTCATTTATCTCGACCGGGCGTTGCGGGTAACCGGTGAGGAGGAGGAGCTTCTGCGGCACTACGAGTCTCTCGCTCGGGCGCGCTACTCCCAGGGCTCGGGCCAGTTGCAGGAGGCGGTAAAGCTCCAAGCCGAGATTACACGGGTCCTGAACCGACGACAGGAGCTGCTGCAGCAACGGACGGATACCGAAGCCCTGCTGAACCATCTGACGGCCCGACAGATCGGGGCCGCTATTGCGCCGGTCCTCGACGTCGGATATCGTCCCCAGGACCCCATCGACGCCGAAACCTTGCAGGAGATCGGCCTCGCAGTCAGGCCGGAGATCGCCGCGGCCCGGATGGGTGTGGAGAGAAGCCGACACGCAGTAAGCTTGGCCAACCGACGTTCCCGGCCCGGTCTTACGGTCGGCATCGCCTGGGGTGCCGTGCTGCCCCGACGCGACGATCCGGGACTCGCCCTCCCTCCCGCAGGCAACGGCCGGGACCATTTCAGCCTGACTCTCGGTGCCAGCATTCCCTTCTCCAGAACCGCGAACCGAGCGGCCGTGGAGGAAGCTTCGGCCAAGCTGGCGGCGGCCGAAGAGACCTACCGGGACCTGACCGCCGGCGCGGCCATGGGCGTGCGCACCGCCGCGTTCCGCCTGGAGACCGTCGCCCGGCAACTCGATCTCTTCGAACGAGCGCTGATCCCGCAGGCCGAACACGCGCTCCGCACGACCGAAGAGGCGTATTCCACCGGGGTCACCGGCGTGGTCGAACTCCTTGACAGCGAACGACTGCTTCTCGATGTCCGGCTCGGCTTCGCGCGGCTGCAATCCGACTACATGAAGGCGTCGGCGGAGATGGAACGCGCGACCGGATCTCCGTTTCCGACCTCCGCCGGGAACGACGGGACGTCGGCGGGCGGCCCGACCTTCCTCGTCGACCCGGGCTCCAAGGAGGTGGGATCATGACGGCGCCCCAGCGAATGCGCGGCACCTGGTTCGCGGCGTTCGGGATCGTGGTGGGTCTCGTGATCGGAGTGGGGGGAACGGCCCTGCTGCTGTCGTCCCGGATCGGCGGAGAAGCGGAAGAGAACACGCGGCAGGGCACGACCGCCCGGGGTGACGACCTGGCCGCGAGCGACACGGACGGTGCGCGACGGATCCTGTACTGGCGCGCACCCATGGATCCGAACTACACCTCGGACCGGCCCGGAAGGTCCCCCATGGGGATGGATCTCGTTCCCGTCTACGAAGACGCACCTTTACCGCAGGCGGACACGGATTCGGATGCCGTCGGTGCAGAGAGCGGCATCCGCGTGAGCCGGTCCTTCCTCCAGAACTTCGCGGTGCGAACTGCGGAGGTCCGTCGGGGAGCGCTGCCGGTCACGATCCGAACCGTCGGAACCCTGGCCCACAACGAGGAACGGGTCGTGTCGGTGCAGACGAAGTACGAGGGGTGGATCGAACGCGCCAGCGTCAACAACGTGGGTGAGACCGTGGCCAGGGGTGACGCGCTCTTCGAGATTTATAGCCCGCAACTGGTCACGACCCAGCGCGAGTTCCTGGGAGCGATGGACTACCTGCGACGCCTGCAAGCCCTGGGCGCTTCACCGGAGGCCGTGGGACGGGCGCAATCCCTCCTCGCGGCGGCACGGGAGCGGCTGCTCTACTGGGACATGACCGCAGCCCAGATCGAGGCGTTGGCGGAGTCGCAGACCATCGAACGAACGATCCAGGTCTTCTCGCCCGCCGACGGCTTCATAGTCGAGAAGATGGGCGATTCCATGGAGGGGATGAAGCTCGGCCCCGGAATGACGGTCCTGAAGATCGCCGACCACTCCGTTCTGTGGGCCGAAACCGAGTTCTACGAGGGCGATCTCCGCCATGTTCGCGAAGGCCAGACCGTGACCGTGGTGGCCGATGCGTTTCCCGGACAGGAATGGACGGGTCGCATCCTCTTCTTCCGCCCGGCCGTGGATACGCGCACGAGAACGCTGACCGCGTTCGTCGAAGTCGCAAATCCGTCGCTCCAGCTCAGGCCGATGATGTACGTCGATGTGACGGTGCGGGCGAGCGGGTCCGCAGACGCCCTGACCGTGCCTGCCGAAGCGATCCTGCACAGCGGGACGCGCGCGGTGGCGATAGTGGCGCGCGGCGAAGGGATGTTCGAGCCCCGCGAGGTCGTGCTCGGCGTGGAGAGCGACGGGAGGCAGGAGGTGACCGACGGACTTGCCGAGGGTGAATCCGTGGTTGTCTCGTCCCAGTTCCTCATCGACTCGGACGCGAACCTCAGAGGTGCGATCTCGCAACTGCTCAGCGAAGCGGAGCCGACGGCGTCCGAGGGCGCGGCGGCCGATACGGCCACCCCCGGCCACAACCACAACTGACGGAGAGGTCCGATGTTGGAGCGAATTGTCGACTTTTCCATACGGAATCGGCTGCTGGTCGTGCTGGGAGCCGCGCTGGTCATCGGGTTGGGGGCGGTATCGCTCAACAGGTCTCCGGTCGATGCGATTCCCGACCTCTCCGACGTCCAGGTCATCATCCAGACCGATTACCCCGGGCAGGCGCCGCGCATCGTCGAGGACCAGGTCACCTATCCGCTCGCGACTCGGATGCTGGGTGCGCCCTTCGCACAGGTGGTCCGAGGATATTCGTACTTCGGCGTGTCTTTCGTTTATGTGATCTTCGAAGACGGCACCGATCCCTACTGGGCCAGAAGCCGTGTGCTGGAGTACCTCGATGCCGTCTCGGATCAGCTTCCGTCCGGTGCAAACCCGACCCTCGGTCCCGATGCCACGGGAGTCGGATGGGCGTTCGTCTACGCCCTGAAGTCCGAGCTCCAGGATCTCGGCGAGCTGCGGTCGATCCAGGACTGGTACCTGAAACAGGAGCTGAGCGCGGTGCCGGGCGTCTCGGAAGTGGCCAGCGTGGGTGGCTTCGTGCGCCAGTATCAGGTCACGGTAGACCCCAATCGTCTCCGAGCGTTCGATCTCTCCATTTCGGAGATTCGCGAAGCGATTCGGGCGAGCAACAGCGACGTGGGTGGCGGGTTGATCGAAGTCGCCGAGAAGGAGTTCATGATCCGGGGTCTCGGCTACGTCCGGTCGGTCGAAGACATCCGGCGCATCGGTCTCGGAGCTGGCGTGGACGGCACGCCGATTCTGTTGGAGGACGTGGCGCGGGTGAGCGTGGGGCCGGAGAGCAGACGCGGGCTTGCCGAGTGGAACGGCGAGGGTGAGATCGTAGGCGGAATCGTGGTGGTGCGGCCGGGGACCGACGTCCGCAAGGTGATCGACGATGTGAAGGCCAAGCTTGCGGAGATCGGGCCCGGTCTGCCGGACGGCGTCGAGATCGAGGTCGCCTACGATCGCACATCCCTGATCGACCGCGCGGTCGCGAGCATCCGGGCGAGCCTCCTGCAACAGCTCCTGATCGTAGGCCTGGTGTGTCTGATCTTCCTCTCTCACATCCGAAGCGGGTTCGTCGCCGTCGTGGCGCTGCCCACCGGGATCCTGCTGGCGATGATCGCAGTGAAGCTTCAGGGGCTGACGCTCAACATCATGTCGCTGGGGGGCATCGCGGTCGCGATCGGAACCATGGTCGACGCCGGGATCGTGATGGTCGAGAACGCCCACAGGCATATCGCGCGGAGCGGGGGCCGACGGTCGCGCTGGGAGGTGGTCGCGGGTGCGGCTCGCGAGGTCGGCCCGTCCCTCTTCCTGGCCTTGCTGGTGATCACCGTGTCGTTCATGCCGGTCTTCGCGCTGGAAGCGCAGGAGGGACGTCTCTTCCGACCGCTCGCCTTCACCAAGACCTACGCGATGACGGCGGCGGCCCTGCTCTCGGTGACGCTCGTGCCGGTGCTGGTGGGCTACTGGGTGCGGGGAAGGATTCGTCGGCCGTCCGCAACGCCGGCAGGGCGGGTTCTTGCGGGCGCGTACAGGCCGGTCGTCGGGTTCGTGCTGCGTTTTCGCGGATGGGTGATCGGAGCAGCCGTGATCGCGCTTCTGGCGACCTGGCTGCCGTGGTCGCGCCTCGGTTCGGAGTTCATGCCGCCGTTGTGGGAGGGGGATCTGCTCTACATGCCCACGACCCTCCCGGGGGTGTCGATCACCGAGGCCCGAGAAATCCTCCAACAGACGGATCGGGTCATCCGCACCTTCCCCGAGGTCCGGCACGTGTTCGGGAAGGTCGGCCGAGCGGAATCCGCTACCGATCCGGCACCGCTCTCAATGATCGAGACCACCATCGCCCTCAAGCCGCGAAGCGAGTGGAGGCCCGGAATGACGCCTGACGCGCTGATCGCGGAGATGGACGCGGCTCTCACGATTCCCGGATTGACGAACGCATGGACGATGCCGATCCGGGGCCGCATCGACATGCTGTCCACCGGCATCAGGACGCCGGTCGGGATCAAGGTGGCCGGACCCGATCTGGCCGAGCTCGACCGACTGGGTCGAGAGATTGAGGCGGTCGTGAGGGACGTGCCGGGCACGGCCAGCGTCTATGCCGACCGCCTCCTGGGCGGCAACTACCTCGATATCGAGATCGACCGGGTCGCGATCGCGCGCCACGGGTTGACCGTTCAGGACGTGCAGGACGTGATCCGGACCGCGATCGGCGGCATGAACATCACCACGACGGTGGAGGGGCTAGAGCGCTATCCGGTGAATCTGCGCTACGGTCGGGAACTGAGAGACGACCTTCCGGGGTTGCGTTCCGTGCTGGTCGCGACACCGGACGGGCACAACGTGCCGCTGGGAGAACTCGTCGGCATGGAGTACGCTTCGGGACCCCCCAGCATCAAGAGCGAGGGGGCGAGGCCGAACGCCTGGGTGTACGTCGATGTCCGCGACACCGACCTTGGGAGCTACGTGAAAACGGCTCGCGAGGCGGTCACGAACGGCGTGTCTCTACCGGAAGGATACACGCTGGCCTGGAGCGGCCGGTACGAGTTCCTGGAGCGCGCGGAAGAACGCCTTGCTCTGCTCATTCCGCTCACGCTCTTCCTGATCTTCGTCCTCATCTACGTCGCCACGAAATCGGCGACCGAGACCCTGCTCGTGCTGGCGGGCGTCCCGTTCGCCGTGGCGGGATCCTTCTGGCTGCTCCATGCGCTCGACTACGATCTCAGCGTCGCCGCGTGGGTCGGCGTGATCGCGCTCGCCGGCCTCTATGCGGAAACCGCCATCGTCTTCCTTCTCTACCTCAACATCTCGTACCGGGACTACCGGGATCGCGGGCTGCTCACCGACCGGGGCGCACTCGTGCAGGCGATCCGAAAGGGTGCGGTGCGGCGGGTTCGCCCCGTCGTCATGACCATCGCGACCGACGTGTTCGGACTGCTGCCGATCATGTGGAGCGCGGGCGCCGGAGCCGACGTGATGAAGAGAATAGCGGCCCCGCTGGTGGGCGGGGTCGTCACGTCGGGAGCCGTCGTGCTGCTGCTCCTGCCGGTGGGCTTCCTACTGTTGAAGCAGAGAGGTCTGCCGAAGGCGACGGAGGTCGCGAAGGCGGACGGTTAGGTCATTGGTGTCGGCGTCAGCGCAGCCAAGCGGTCCGCCGACACTCCCGAACCGCCGAAACTTGCCGTTCGGAGAAGGACATGACAAATTGGGCGCGACGTTGGGAACGAGGCGCCATGGTCCCCACTTGAAGTGCCCCGACGATCCCGCGCTTCAGCGAGACTTTTCCATCTGTGAAGAGCGATGACGAAGCGAATCCGGCCCATGACACCTCGAGCAACTCCGTCCAACGCAGGCGAAGGGCCTGGCTCGGACGGGATTCCCTGGTACCTGGGCGCGGTGCTCTTCGCGTCGACGAGCGTTGTGGTGGGCGTGATCTGGGACATTTCCTGGCACCGAACCATCGGACGCGACTCGTTCTGGACGCCGGCCCACGTGGCGATCTACGCCGGAGGACTCGCCGCCGGTCTCTCCTGCGGATGGCTGGCCCTGAAGACGACCTTTGGAGGCACCGGTCCGGAGGTGGGACGGTCGGTGCGGATCTGGGGACTGCGCGCACCGCTCGGAGCCTGGCTGGGGATTTGGGGCGCGATAGCGATGCTCACCTCCGCACCGCTCGACGACTGGTGGCACAACGCGTACGGGCTCGACGTCGAAATCCTGAGTCCGCCCCACGTGGTCCTCGCCATGGGCATCGACGCGATCCAGCTCGGGGCGCTGCTCATGGCCCTGTCGTGGCAGAATCGCGCGTCGCGGGCGAGACGGCGGCGATTGTGCTTCGCCTACGCCTACGGGGCCGGGATGCTCCTGCTGGCGATGGCTGTGCTGACGATGGAGCGCTCGTTCCCCAACGACTGGCACGGAGCCGAATTTCACATGATTTCGGCAGGCGTTTACCCGGTGGTCCTCTTCGCCGTCGGGCGGGCCGGACGCCTCCCGTGGCCGGCCACATGGGCGAGCCTGATCTATACGGCTGTGACCTTGGCCATGATGTGGATCCTTCCACTCTTTCCAGCGGAGCCGATGCTGGCGCCCATAATGCGCAGCGTGGATGCGATGGTGCCGCCGCCGTTCCCATTGCTCCTGATCCTGCCTGCGGTCGGAATCGACATGCTTCTGCAAAGGACTTCGGGGTCCGACCGGGCTCCGCCGCGGCGTTCGAGGGACTGGGGGATCGCCGCGCTGGGTTCGATCGTGTTCGTGGGCGTCTTCGGTGTCGCGCACTGGTACTTCGGCGAGTTCATGCTGTCCGAGGGTGCGCGCAACTACTTCTTCCAAGGAGACCAATGGGGGTACTTCTCCGCTCCCGGTCCCTGGCAGTACGAGTTCTGGCACGGCGGCCGCTTCGCGGGCGGTGATTTTTCGGCCTCCCATTTCTGGGCGCGAGCGGTATGGGCGCTGCCGATAGGGTTCGTCTCGGCACGGGCCGGCCTTTCCATGGGCAACTGGATGCGGGAGGTGCGCAGATGAAGCGCGCCGCCATCTTCGCCGCCGCCATTTATCTGGCGACTGCGGCGCACGTCGGCAGCAAGAACGTTTTCTTCTCGGGCGCGGCGGGTCCTTACGACGTTTCGGTCGTGGTTCGTCCGCCCGACGTCGTTCCGGGGCTGGCGGAGATTTCGGTGCGAGTTCCGGATGGCCGGAACGACGTCGAGCGCGTCACGGTTCGTCCCGTGCGCTGGGATGCGCAGGAGGGAGGTGCGCCCCCGCCCGATCCCGCCGTTCCCGTGCCGGGCGATTCAGAGCTCTACAGCGCCGAGCTGTGGCTGATGACCGTAGGTGCATACCGAATCGAGGTGACCGTGGACGGTACGCGCGGATCCGGAACCGCGTCGGTGCCCGTGACCTCGGTGATGCGAGGCGTGCGCGACCTGCCGCCCGCCCTGGGAGGGTTGCTCGTCGTATTGGGTGGTCTGCTGCTGTCCGGTGCGGTCGCGATCGCGGGCGCTGCGGTGCGAGAGAGCCGGCTGGCGGCCAACGAGGGGGTCCGAAACACCCATCGCCGTCGCGCCCGTTTCGCCATGGCTTTGGCGTCGGGCACGCTGCTGGCGGCCGCATACGGAGGGTACGCCTGGTGGAACGCGGTCGATCGGGAGGCACGCAGCGGCATCTTCCAGCGCCTCTCCGTGGAGGGCGTGGTGACCCCGGCTGTCGGTGGGCCGGTGCTCGAAGTCCGGGTCACGGATCGGTCGTGGCTCGGGCGGAACTGGAGCCCGCTCGTGCCCGACCACGGCAAGCTGATGCACATGTTCGTGATCGGCGCACCCGACATGCGACGCTTCGCGCATGTCCACCCCGTTCCGGTCGACTCGGCGACATTCCGCGCGCCCTGGCCGGACCTGCCTGCGGGCGAGTACCGGATCTACGGCGACATCGTGCACGAATCCGGCTTCGCGCAGACCGTCGTCGACACCCTGTTCGTACTCGACGAGGCACTCACGCGAGCCGAGCCGGTAGCCGTCGGGGAGGGGGATCCGGACGATTCCTCGTGGCGCGGGGCGCCGGTCCCTTTGACCGATTCAAACCCGTCGACCCCCCTCGCGGACGGATCTACCTTGGTGTGGATGGGCGAGACCGAGCTCCGCGTCGACGAAGAGGTCAAGCTGACCTTCGCGGTACGGGATCCGGTGGGAGACCCGGCGGCGCTCGAGCCGTACATGGGAATGTTAAGCCACGCCGCCCTGACTCGGACCGACGGTTCGGTCTTCGTGCATCTGCACCCGGCGGGCACGATCTCCATGGGCTCGCTCTCCGTGCTCGCGCCGGATGCGCGTCCGCCGACGCAGGCTGGTGCGGTCGAGGAAGGCATGGGCGACGGCACGCGCGATCTGATGGTCGCCGGCTCGGACGACCCGGCCGCCCGGGTGGAGTTTCCCTACGCCTTTCCGCAGCCCGGCGAGTACGCCGTCTGGGTGCAGGTGAAGCGAGAGGGCCAGGTGCTGACCGGGGCGTTTCGGGTGAAGGTCGAGGAATAGGGGGGCCACAGCGGTCCGCAGATGGTGTCGCGGGAACGCGAAGCGTCGCGCCGGAAACGGCTCACAAGGCCGACCTCATCTCCCACAGGTCGGGGAAGGCGGGCTTGACCGTGGTCGCCAGGTAGGCCGCGCCCGCGCTGTCGCCCGTACCCGGTTTGGTGCCGATCGTACGCTCCACAACCTTGACGTGCCTGTACCGCCACTCCTGGAATCCCTCGTCGAGATCCACGAGACGCTCGCACAGGTTGACCAGCGCCGGGTCGGAGCGGTAGGCCCCGGCCAGCATTTCCTGCACTCCGAGGTCCGGCGTGACGGGTTCGGTCAGGTCGCGATCGAGGGCGGACTCCGGAACGTGGTACCCTCCGCGGGCCAGAAACCGGAGGAACGCGTCCCAGAGCGACGGCTCCTCGAGCCTCCTCGCCAAGCGCTGCTGCTCGTCCAGGTCCGGAAAACCCTTGAGCAACGAAGCCCGTTTGATGCCGAGCGTGAACTCCAGCTCCCGGAATTGGGCGGACTGGAACCCGCTGGCGGTTTCGAGCCGGTCGCGGAAGGACTCGAACTCCACGGGGGTCATCGTCTCCAGGACGTCCATCTGAGCCACCAGCACCTTCATGATAGAGCGCACGCGCCTGAGAGTGGCGGCGACGCGGGCCCCGTCTCCTCCGATCAGGAGCTCGCAGCCGCGATCAAGCTCGTGGAGCGCGGCCTTGAACCACAGTTCGTGGACCTGGTGCACGATGACGAAGAGCATCTCGTCGTGCTCCGGAGGGTCGGAGAGGGGCCGCTGCAGCGACAGCAGCTCCGGCAGCGCTATGTACTGCGGGTAGTCCAACGGTTGCGGACTCTCACTCATCTCCGGTATCCGGTCCGTAGGCGCCGCCGGTCGCCCCGAACCGCGGCGTGTAGTCTTTCAGCGTCTCGTATTGCGAAGGCCACGGAAGGGGATACCCGAGCGCGTGTGCTGCGTGCCTGGTCCAGTACGGGTCCCACAAGTGAGCGCGGGCCATGAGGCAGAGATCGGCCCTTCCCGCCGCGATGATCCCGTTCACGTCCTCGAACGACGAGATGTTCCCGACGGCCATCGTGGCGATTCCGACCTCGTGGCGAATGCGGTCCGCGAAGGGCGTCTGGAACTGACGACCGTACCGGGGCCGCTGGTAGGGGACCGTCTGGCCGGCCGAGACGTCGACGATGTCGCAGCCGCAGGCCTTGAGCGCGCGCGAAATATCCACGGCGTCCTCGGGCTCGGTGCCCCCGGGCCACCAGTCGACCGCGGACAGGCGCACGGAGAGCGGGCGCTCGTCCGGCCACAAATCGCGCACGGCCCTCACCACGCGCAGCGGAAAGCGCATCCGGTTCTCTAGGGTTCCGCCGTAGCGGTCGGCCCGACGGTTGGTCAAGGGCGACAGGAAACTGGCGAGGAGATACCCGTGCGCCATGTGTATCTCGACGATGTCGAAGCCGGCCTCGATGGCCATCTCGGTCGAGCGTTCGAAATCCGCGACCAGCGCGTCCATACCCGCCTCGTCCAGCTCCGCAGGCACAGGGCTGTGCTCGAAGTACCCGACGGGTGATGCCGAAACGATCGGCCAGCCGCCCTCTTCCAGAGGCTCGTTCGGCCCCTCCCAGTCGAGCCGGGTCGCGCCCTTGCGCCCGGCGTGGCCGAGCTGGATCCCGATCCGCACGGGTGTGAAGCGCTTCACGAAATCGACGAGACGGCGCCACGCCCCGACGTGTTGGTCCAGATAGATGCCCGCGCATCCCGGCGAGATGCGTCCGTCGCGCCCGACGGCGGTCATCTCGGCCATGACGAGTCCGGCTCCGCCGACGGCGCGCGACCCGAGGTTGACGAGGTGCCAGTCGTTGACCGAGCCGTCCCGGGCCGAGTACTGGCACATGGCCGACACGCCCACCCGGTTGGGCAGCATGAGTTCCCGAATGCGAAACGGAGTGAATAGAGGGGGCGGAGGCGAGCGGTCTCCAGCGGCGCGCGCGATCCCCAGCGCAGCTTCGTGCTCAGCTATCGTCACCCCGGCCTGAATCTCCGACTCTCGCGCCACCCAGGCGTCCACCTTCCGGACGAAGGCGGGGTCGCGCTCGCGCAGGTTCTCGTGGGAGATGCGCAGGCTGCGGGTGAGCAGAGAGAAGCCGAATTGTTCGGGCTCCAGACGGATGTAGCGTTCGGTGTCCTCGAACCATTGGAGGCTTGCCTGGGCGGCGCGTTGGAGCGACTCCGCCGGGCGGCGACGCTCGGCCTCGTAGGCGGCGAGAGCTCGACCCAGCTCTTCCCGGCCGCGACCGTCCGGCCCGTTCTCTCGCAACGCCTCCGCAAGACTGATCGCGTCGAGCAAGGCCAGGCGGGTGCCGGACCCCACCGAGAAGTGGGCGGTGTGGGCCGCGTCTCCGACCAGCACGACGTTGCCTGCCGACCAGCGCACGTTCGTCACCGTCGTGAATCGCCGCCAAGTCGACCGGTTTCGGATCAGCGGGTGGCCGTTCAGCTCCTCGGCGAACAGGCGCGAGAGGAAGCGGACCGTTTCCTCCTCGCTCGCCGCGTCCATCCCCGCTCGCCGCCAGGTCTCCTCCGTGGCTTCCACGATGAAGGTCGAGCGGCCCCGGGCGTCGTACTGGTAAGCGTGGACACGCCAGAGTCCGTGCTCGTCTTCTCGGAACCAGAAGGTGAAGGCGGGAAAGGGCCGGGTCGTCCCCAGCCAGACGAAACGGTTGGGACGCAGGTCGACGGAGGGCTCGAAGGTGTCGGCGAAGCGGCTGCGCACCATGCTGTTGACCCCGTCGGCGCCGATTACCAGGTCGGCGTCGAGGAGCGGCCCCAGGTCGTCCGCCTCAGCCTCGAAATTGAGCTCGATCCCGAGCTCGCGGCAGCGGCGGTGCAGCAGCAGAAGGAGTTCGCGGCGCGAGAGCCCTGCGAAGCCGTGGCCGGTGGACTTCAGTAGGTGGCCCCGATAGTGGATGTGGATGTCGTCCCAGTGGTGGAACCGTTTCTCGACGGCCCGAAGCGTGGCCGGGTCGGCGTCGGCGACCTCCTGCAGGGTCGCGTCCGAGAAGACGA carries:
- a CDS encoding bifunctional salicylyl-CoA 5-hydroxylase/oxidoreductase translates to MKVNVVGGGPGGLFAALLLKKDDPSRTVEVFERNRPDDTFGFGVVFSDATLQEVADADPATLRAVEKRFHHWDDIHIHYRGHLLKSTGHGFAGLSRRELLLLLHRRCRELGIELNFEAEADDLGPLLDADLVIGADGVNSMVRSRFADTFEPSVDLRPNRFVWLGTTRPFPAFTFWFREDEHGLWRVHAYQYDARGRSTFIVEATEETWRRAGMDAASEEETVRFLSRLFAEELNGHPLIRNRSTWRRFTTVTNVRWSAGNVVLVGDAAHTAHFSVGSGTRLALLDAISLAEALRENGPDGRGREELGRALAAYEAERRRPAESLQRAAQASLQWFEDTERYIRLEPEQFGFSLLTRSLRISHENLRERDPAFVRKVDAWVARESEIQAGVTIAEHEAALGIARAAGDRSPPPPLFTPFRIRELMLPNRVGVSAMCQYSARDGSVNDWHLVNLGSRAVGGAGLVMAEMTAVGRDGRISPGCAGIYLDQHVGAWRRLVDFVKRFTPVRIGIQLGHAGRKGATRLDWEGPNEPLEEGGWPIVSASPVGYFEHSPVPAELDEAGMDALVADFERSTEMAIEAGFDIVEIHMAHGYLLASFLSPLTNRRADRYGGTLENRMRFPLRVVRAVRDLWPDERPLSVRLSAVDWWPGGTEPEDAVDISRALKACGCDIVDVSAGQTVPYQRPRYGRQFQTPFADRIRHEVGIATMAVGNISSFEDVNGIIAAGRADLCLMARAHLWDPYWTRHAAHALGYPLPWPSQYETLKDYTPRFGATGGAYGPDTGDE